Proteins encoded in a region of the Anopheles aquasalis chromosome 2, idAnoAquaMG_Q_19, whole genome shotgun sequence genome:
- the LOC126573450 gene encoding zinc finger protein 7-like: MGDPSKLPAPSYYYVQPSTTGDGEDDEDLYDSNGTLITSEYLNDAVAKSLSDKYTLLYDSTDCPIYKCNECDTILRSTGHLVGHIAVHTGENPYSCSLCQRAFSNSTRLKLHLKVHCIIRASTGLTVTRIRKPSPARITITTEQESPPSPGETDPDRTFSCIECSESFPKDKLYHHMKQHLKEKNIFDKKGHDCSRCGTVFDKTTSLLRHAEECTGERAFDVGSDSIKVSSEVELVPIRRPEPGGDTNPIDANPILSGLLMREQCPPGGPLSLIATNESEQQLPATGKQAVETAASQTTTGFKSDAGFVISSVATVDEQFLENLAQMELQSRTPELEEMEEPTLEPAVTHDDSLLVCTICGRSFDEPFGLRQHLRIRHSDKKPFKCPECKKRFTEERIMLIHLRVHVSSQPFICIVCYKTFTRAAALNGHLSCHSHESINCIECSAVTISVQKYARHIEVKHPKFHERLQAIRMKRPEYERSLFLRRMLEQSIGVIVQSSEAVELNATDRP; the protein is encoded by the coding sequence ATGGGTGATCCTAGTAAACTACCGGCGCCCTCGTACTACTACGTGCAGccctccaccaccggagacggagaggacgacgaggatttGTACGATTCCAACGGGACACTCATCACTTCCGAGTACCTGAACGACGCCGTCGCCAAATCGCTCTCCGACAAGTACACCCTGCTGTACGACTCCACCGATTGCCCCATCTACAAGTGCAATGAGTGCGATACCATCCTGCGCAGCACGGGACACCTGGTTGGCCACATTGCCGTGCACACGGGCGAGAATCCGTACAGCTGCAGCCTGTGCCAACGCGCGTTTTCCAACTCCACCCGGCTCAAGTTGCACCTCAAGGTTCACTGTATCATCAGAGCGAGTACCGGACTAACGGTGACACGCATCCGGAAACCATCGCCAGCGAgaatcacgatcacgacggAACAGGAaagcccaccatcaccgggaGAGACGGACCCGGATCGCACGTTTAGCTGTATCGAATGTagcgaaagttttccaaaGGACAAGCTGTACCACCACATGAAGCAGCATTTGAAGGAGAAAAAcattttcgataaaaaaggACACGATTGCTCACGGTGTGGTACGGTGTTTGATAAAACCACCAGCCTACTGCGCCATGCGGAAGAGTGCACCGGAGAACGCGCGTTTGATGTGGGTAGCGATTCGATCAAAGTAAGCTCCGAAGTGGAACTGGTACCGATTCGTAGGCCGGAACCGGGCGGGGACACAAACCCTATCGATGCCAATCCGATTCTTTCGGGATTGCTAATGCGGGAGCAGTGTCCTCCGGGTGGCCCGTTATCGTTGATTGCTACCAATGAAAGCGAACAACAGCTTCCAGCTACAGGAAAACAGGCGGTCGAGACAGCGGCGAGTCAGACGACGACGGGATTTAAATCCGATGCCGGCTTCGTGATCagctcggtggccaccgtagATGAGCAGTTTCTGGAAAATCTGGCCCAAATGGAACTACAATCGCGTACACCGGAGTTGGAAGAGATGGAGGAGCCCACACTGGAACCAGCCGTGACGCACGACGATAGCCTACTGGTTTGTACGATTTGTGGCCGATCGTTTGATGAACCGTTTGGCTTACGGCAACATTTACGTATCCGGCATTCCGAtaaaaaaccattcaaatgCCCCGAGTGCAAGAAGCGGTTTACCGAGGAGCGAATTATGCTTATACACTTGCGCGTACACGTCAGCAGCCAGCCCTTTATCTGCATCGTATGCTACAAAACGTTTACCCGGGCCGCCGCACTCAATGGCCACCTGTCGTGCCATTCGCACGAATCGATCAACTGCATCGAGTGTTCCGCTGTAACGATTAGCGTGCAGAAGTACGCGCGCCATATTGAAGTGAAACATCCTAAATTCCACGAGCGGCTTCAAGCTATCCGGATGAAACGACCGGAGTACGAACGTTCCTTATTCTTACGGCGAATGCTGGAGCAGAGCATTGGGGTGATTGTACAATCGTCCGAAGCTGTTGAGCTGAATGCTACCGACCGGCCATAG
- the LOC126573449 gene encoding transcription factor SPT20 homolog gives MDTTNAETEPDYLESDKTRLSLAEDFPNFRSFQVVKMVQHFRVITDGSEERLRLGFKCKTCGECFNKTMALLGHIRVHFEKDHTCSVCGKYFFDPAKLATHFKAKHAVNTIKCQLGCGKYATTNYKSLQVHYEQYHFVKIRMQEVRKMDEAIRSGGAVMTELVNTHPKQRRLPKKNRTLRKVGNEKEEDSPEIQIVEQQEETQSEEYIICADGFIDESMVCEQMQCCVCGAIFGNDQQLALHESTHTNPFECSFCETEFGELEEIREHYHSKHRTDSRTQQQQQQQQQQQQQLQQQQQQEQQLQQQQLQQQQLQHQQQIQLQQQQQQQQQQQQQQIHQITPAPHFITNQNSGGMTTMLVMQNGMLIPVHTIDSSQLAAVNPFQQANITQIGQNPITWPITATPIAANHHPQPQAILPPVHNQIEIIPLHGPAPASQHASPSLNTVCIAPQHLQQVSHPHTISNVIAGATPGSAGGYVINSIASIDPAYLKQVDPAQHQQQQQQQQQAQHPQFHT, from the exons ATGGATACGACGAACGCGGAGACCGAGCCGGACTATCTCGAGTCGGACAAAACGCGGCTCTCGCTGGCGGAGGACTTTCCCAACTTCCGCTCATTCCAGGTGGTGAAGATGGTGCAACATTTCAGGGTAATCACGGACGGGTCGGAAGAGCGGCTGCGGCTCGGCTTCAAGTGCAAAACGTGTGGCGAATGTTTCAACAAAACCATGGCCCTGCTGGGCCACATACGGGTGCACTTCGAAAAGGATCATACGTGCAGCGTGTGTGGCAAGTATTTTTTCGATCCGGCCAAACTCGCGACACACTTCAA AGCCAAGCATGCGGTCAACACGATAAAGTGCCAGCTTGGATGTGGGAAGTATGCAACGACCAATTACAAGAGCTTGCAGGTGCACTACGAGCAGTATCACTTCGTGAAGATCCGGATGCAGGAAGTTCGCAAGATGGACGAGGCCATACGAAGTGGCGGAGCGGTCATGACGGAGCTCGTCAACACCCATCCGAAGCAACGCCGGCTTCCTAAAAAGAACCGTACTCTACGCAAAGTGGGTAACGAAAAGGAGGAAGACTCGCCGGAAATACAAATAGTGGAACAACAGGAGGAAACACAGAGCGAAGAATACATTATCTGTGCTGACGGTTTCATCGACGAGTCGATGGTTTGTGAACAGATGCAGTGTTGCGTTTGTGGTGCAATATTTGGCAACGATCAGCAGCTGGCTCTGCACGAAAGCACTCACACCAATCCGTTCGAATGCAGCTTCTGTGAAACGGAGTTTGGCGAGCTGGAGGAAATACGTGAGCACTATCATAGCAAGCATCGAACGGATAGCAGaacccaacagcagcagcagcagcagcagcagcagcagcaacaactgcaacagcaacaacagcaagagcaacaactgcaacaacagcaactgcagcaacagcaactgcaacaccagcaacagatacaattgcagcagcaacaacaacaacaacaacagcaacagcagcagcaaatacaCCAGATAACACCAGCGCCACATTTCATAACGAATCAAAACTCGGGTGGCATGACTACGATGTTGGTGATGCAGAACGGCATGCTGATTCCCGTGCACACGATCGACagctcgcagctcgcagcGGTTAATCCCTTCCAGCAAGCTAACATCACTCAGATTGGACAAAATCCAATCACGTGGCCTATAACCGCCACACCGATCGCTGCCAACCATCACCCGCAACCGCAGGCGATACTGCCTCCGGTACATAACCAAATTGAAATAATACCGCTTCATGGTCCAGCACCGGCATCGCAGCATGCGAGCCCCTCACTGAACACTGTCTGCATAGCACCGCAACATCTACAGCAAGTTAGTCATCCACATACAATCAGCAATGTCATCGCTGGCGCGACCCCGGGCAGCGCTGGTGGTTATGTTATAAACTCGATCGCATCAATTGATCCTGCATACCTGAAGCAAGTCGATCcggcacagcatcagcaacagcaacagcaacagcagcaagcgcaaCATCCACAGTTTCACACGTAG
- the LOC126573436 gene encoding peptidyl-prolyl cis-trans isomerase sig-7: MSVVIETTIGDITVDLFVKERPQAALNFLKLCKMKYYNYNLFHTIQQNFIAQTGDPTGSGDGGCSIWGLTEGSDKRYFTGETVPKIKHSEPGLLSMVSAGEHLIGSQFFFTLGADLSSLDGHHIVIGEVMEGHEVVRKLNEVICDERHRPYKDVRITHTVVLDDPFDDPSGFRAPSRSPSPSAERLQGGRIAADEDIDDLDGKTEQEIAEMIAEREAKARATILEIVGDIPDADIAPPENVLFVCKLNPVTTDDDLQIIFSRFGKIVGCEVIRDKVTGDSLQYAFIEFEDKKSCETAYFKMDNVLIDDRRIHVDFSQSVSKIKWRGKGRGIEFSDGADRRSFKDHNRSKQSHNNNSNNGSKRQAAASPKHRERETSRSRSRHSRASRSKSRSASGSRSRSRSRSRSRSHSRSRSRSRSQRRQRSPSPVRNRDRDRDRDRDRERERERERDRDRERERDRDRDRNRDRERERKRNESPRRSGGGGGNNRSRKSNLTNRNSAYLEQRNGRDIRINQGKVDYKNRPYPSSFIQRNAPKDKSAAAAAASRNRGGGGGGGPGAGASAGNKRQDLLPPRRRSRSRSPRERRGARRSRSRSRSQHRRRSPSRDRRQRSSSRDRNGRHRQLSEPRSPVRPNPHRGAATGTMARMSQQSAPKFSSQLDKDPRSGPAKRRSTSTDSSSPSGRVQKKKPRRNSSTASSDSGSDSGSSSAGSDSSEGRAKKRKKKSSKKKSKAKSHRKRRSSGSSDDGKQRKRKSKGKRKKKKQ; encoded by the coding sequence ATGTCGGTCGTCATCGAAACCACCATCGGCGACATCACCGTGGACCTGTTCGTGAAGGAGCGTCCACAAGCCGCACTCAACTTTCTGAAGCTGTGCAAGATGAAGTACTACAACTACAACCTGTTCCACACGATCCAGCAGAACTTTATCGCGCAAACCGGCGATCCGACCGGGAGCGGCGACGGAGGTTGCTCGATCTGGGGTCTCACCGAGGGCAGCGACAAGCGGTACTTCACCGGCGAGACTGTACCAAAGATCAAACATTCCGAGCCGGGGCTACTGTCGATGGTGAGCGCGGGCGAGCATCTGATTGGTTCGCAGTTCTTCTTCACCCTCGGGGCGGACCTTTCGTCGCTCGATGGCCACCATATCGTCATCGGAGAAGTGATGGAAGGGCACGAGGTGGTGCGCAAGCTGAATGAGGTGATCTGCGACGAACGCCACCGGCCGTACAAGGACGTACGCATCACGCACACGGTCGTGCTGGACGATCCGTTCGATGATCCGAGCGGTTTCCGGGCACCGAGCCGTTCGCCATCACCGTCCGCCGAACGTCTCCAGGGGGGACGGATTGCGGCCGACGAGGATATTGACGATCTGGATGGCAAGACCGAGCAGGAGATTGCGGAAATGATTGCCGAGCGGGAGGCAAAAGCGAGGGCCACCATTCTGGAGATCGTCGGTGATATCCCCGACGCGGACATTGCGCCACCCGAGAACGTGCTGTTTGTGTGCAAGCTCAACCCGGTAACGACGGACGATGATTTGCAGATCATTTTCAGCCGCTTCGGCAAGATCGTCGGCTGTGAGGTGATCCGCGACAAGGTGACGGGCGATTCGCTGCAGTACGCGTTCATCGAGTTCGAGGATAAAAAGTCCTGCGAGACGGCCTACTTCAAGATGGACAATgtgctgatcgatgatcggcGCATTCACGTCGACTTTTCGCAATCCGTGTCGAAGATCAAGTGGCGTGGAAAGGGCCGCGGTATCGAGTTCTCCGATGGTGCCGATCGACGCTCCTTCAAAGATCACAACCGGTCCAAGCAGtctcacaacaacaacagcaacaatggcaGCAAGCGGCAAGCGGCAGCATCACCGAAGCATCGTGAACGTGAAACATCTCGTTCCCGATCGCGCCACTCGCGTGCTTCTCGATCGAAATCACGCTCGGCATCAGGATCTCGTTCAcgatctcgttctcgttctcggtccCGTTCCCACTCGCGCTCGAGATCTCGCTCGAGATCGCAACGACGTCAACGTAGCCCATCGCCGGTACGCAACCGAGATCGagaccgtgaccgtgaccgAGATCGTgagcgggaacgggaacgggaacgtgatcgtgatcgtgagcgcgaacgtgatcgcgatcgcgatcgtaatCGGGATcgagaacgggaacggaagcGCAATGAATCACCACgccgcagtggtggtggtggtggaaacaaCCGTAGCCGGAAGTCAAACTTAACGAACCGAAACTCGGCCTATCTGGAGCAACGGAATGGCCGGGACATACGGATCAATCAAGGCAAAGTGGATTACAAGAACCGTCCCTATCCGAGCAGCTTCATTCAGCGAAATGCTCCGAAAGAtaagtcagcagcagcagccgcagcatcacGGAaccgtggaggtggtggtggtggcggcccgGGAGCAGGAGCATCTGCCGGTAACAAACGACAGGACCTTCTTCCACCTCGCCGTcgttcgcgatcacgatcaccgcgTGAGCGCCGCGGAGCACGACGTTCCCGTAGTCGCTCTCGCTCCCAGCACCGTCGCCGAAGCCCTTCGCGGGACAGAAGACAGCGGTCATCGTCGAGAGATCGGAACGGGCGCCATCGGCAGCTGTCGGAGCCGCGTAGTCCAGTGCGTCCTAATCCACACCGTGGTGCAGCCACCGGCACGATGGCTCGGATGAGTCAACAGTCGGCCCCGAAATTCTCTAGCCAATTGGACAAAGATCCCCGTTCCGGGCCGGCCAAGCGACGCTCGACCAGTACCGATTCATCCTCGCCCTCGGGTCGCgtccagaagaagaaaccacgCCGTAACTCCTCTACAGCGTCGTCGGATTCGGGCTCGGATAGCGGCTCGTCCTCGGCGGGCTCCGATTCGTCGGAGGGGCGTgcgaagaagcggaaaaagaAATCGTCGAAAAAGAAGTCAAAAGCCAAGAGCCACCGCAAACGTCGAAGTTCCGGCTCCTCGGACGATGGCAaacagcggaagcggaagtcGAAGGGCaagcggaagaaaaagaagcagtaA